In Desulfomicrobium macestii, the DNA window GCGGTGTTCGCGTCCATGTATTTTCCGTCCGGAAGGCGATTGATGGACATGGAATAGGGCGCGTGTTCAAAGATTGTGCGGAATCTCTTCTCGCTCTCCGCGATTTCGATCTGTTTTCTCTTGAGCATGGAAATGTCGCGGCCTTCAACGATAAAATTGACGACCTGACCATTCTCGTCGCGGAACGGAGACATAGTGAAGTCGATGTATGTTTCCTTGTCCTCGGTATCGACATGCACGACCTCACTGCGCACGGTCTGGCCCTTTTTGACCTGATCGATGAGATTCAAAAGAAACGATTCCGCCTTTTTCTTGTCGGGCCACCAGGGCCCGTCCCAGAAAGGCTTGCCCAGAACCTCCTCCGGTTTCGCCTTGGCCCATTTGATGCTGGTGCGGTTGGCGACGAGGAGGTTGCCCTTCAGGTCGAGCAGGCCGATGAATTGCGTGGTCTGTTCGAGCAGCGCCTTGTTCAGAGCCTGGGCGCGCTGCATTTCGACCTGGGCTTCCTTGCTTTTCTGGACGTCAAGATTGAGACCGATGATGCGGGTCGGGCGGCCTTCGTCGTCCCAGGAGACGGCGCGGCCCTTGCCCAGAATCCAGCGCCATGAGCCGTCCTTGGCGCGCAGGCGGTATTCCGCTTCGTACATGCCCCTGCCACCTTCATCAATGTAGGCGGAAAAGGCTCCCATGGCTTTTTCGCGATCCTCGGGATGGATGAGTCTGGTCCAGTCCTCCACGCCGCCTGTCACGGCCCGGGGCGAGTATCCGAGCATGGAGTACCATTCCTGGCTGTGCATTTCCCGACCCTCTGACGGATAATTCTCCCAAAATCCCGCCTGGGTGGTCTCAAGGGCCAGCCGGAAACGGTCCACCTGTTCCGTCAGGGCGGACTCGGTGCGCCTTAGTTCATGGATTTTCCTGCGCAGCTTGCGGCTCAGGACCCACGCGATTCCCGCAAGCACCAACAGGATGATGGCCGTGAAAAGAGCCGCGAGCTTCAAGGCATCAAGGGTCTGCTTGTCAGGAAAGAATGTCGGAAATTGAAGCCATCGATCGATGATGCCTTTCTTTTCGGATTCGCTGATAAAGTCCAGAGCCTTGCTTACGGAACTGGCCAGCAGCGGATAGTGCCTGCTGACGCCGATGGACAGCTCCTGGGTCGCCTCCAGGCTTCCCGCGACGCGCAGGTTGGGCAGTTTTTCCTGGTCGATGTACCAGGCGGCCACGGCCAGATTCTCGACAAAGGCGTCGACCACCCCGAAGGACACGTCGCGCAGGCCTTCGCGGATGGTTTCCACCTCCACCACGCTGAACCGGTCTCGGGCGGCCTCATGGACCATGCCGGCCGAAGCATAGCCCCGAACCACGGCCACGCGCATTCCGTCAAGGTCATCCAGGGTCAACTGGCCCTTGACGCGGCGGGAGGTGACGATGACATGCGGAATTGTTGCATAGGGTCGGGTGAAATACGTGTATTCGGAGCGATCCGCGGTGTTGACGATGGCCGGGGCCAGCGCCGTGGTCCCGTTTTGCAGGCCTTGCAGGACCTCGGTCCAGGGCACGCCCTGCTTGCGGAAGGTGATGCCGAGGAATTCTTCGATCCGCGCGATGATATCGGCGCTCAGGCCGGCAAATTCGCCGCCGGGTTTTTCGAATTCCAGAGGGGGAAATGAGCGGTCGAAGGAGAGAAGCAGGGAATCCCTGTGCTCGGCCAGCCACGCTCTCTCTTCCGGACTCAGGTCCGACGAGGGCATTGCTGCCGGGCATTGGCCGCATAGTGTCAGCAGCAGGAGCAGGGCAAGGATGAAACGCATGAGCCATTCCGGGGATGAAGATACAGGCCGTATGACTCGGCCATGGATGTCTCTAGCACGAGATTTGCCCCGGAAGCAATAAATGGGGCCGATCCTGGGCCTCTTTTCAGAAGGATGCCCAGGTCTTCGGGTTCGGGCGTCAGGGTTTGGCGTGTCTGACGCCCAGGCTGCGCCGGGCCACCCGGACAAATGCGTGGTATGACATTGTCTGCCTTTGCTACCCAAGGCAGTCAAGCATTTAGTGTTGTTGAAGATCCGAGTTGACTGCCTATCAGGCCCGCTTGCCTCCGTGGGGATAGGCGTGAAGCGGCCAAAGAGTCGGCCCGGTCCACTCGGGGTAGGGTCCCTCGTCGTGCAGACGCGCTCCTTCTCTGCCAAGGCCCAGTTCTTCCATGCGTTCCCGGGTGGGGATGCCGGTTTGCGCGTCCTGCCCTTGAAGGGCGTAGTAGCGGCGGAGAAGGTCCCGGTGCCTGGCACGCTCCTTTTCCATTTCTTCCGGGCCATGGTGGTCCGGGTTCAGGGGGATGGAGTCGTGGGCGCTGGTGATGCCCCGGCGGGCGTTGAAGGCTTTTTCCAGCGTGTAGATGCGGTCCGCTGCGTCAACGAGGCTCTTTTCGGAAAAGGTCTCTCCGGTGGCCGAACTCAGCAGGCGGGCCAGTCCTTCGAAAAGAGGATGCTTCCAGGCCAGGGGCAGGGCGTTGGCCCAGGAATTGACCGCTCCCTTGCAGCGTCCCACGGAGTCGGCCAGGGTGCAGACCCGCTCCGAGAGAATGATGGCCTGCACCGGGTCGTCCATGTCCGCATGCATGGCTCCGGAAGCCTGGAGCCTGGGATAGAGGTCCGGATCGTTTTCGCCGTAGGCCCAACTGCGTCCGCGCAGATGGTCGGCGCCGCGTGTCGAGGTGGCGTGGGCCAAGGCGAAGAGTCCGGCCGGGTAGGGGCCGCGGCTCAGGCCCTTGACGTGGTAACAGTACTGCATGGCCTCGGGGCCGAGAATCTTGGCCATGGAGAGCATGCCTTCGGCCAGGATATTGCCGAAGCCCTCCCGCAAGGCCGTCAGATGCACCAACTCGATCTGGTCTGCGGCGTTCTCCCAGGACAGGTCGAGACCGCCGGTCTGTTCGCGGGTCAGGATGCCGCGCGCAAAGAGGTCCTTGGCCAGGGCGATGGTGTTGCCCAGCGGAATGACGTCGAGGCCGTAGATGTCGCCAAGATTGCTCATCTCCATGATGGCCACGGGATCGCAGACCCCGCAGTTGGTGCCCATGCAGAAGATGGACTCGTATTCAAGCGCTTCGCCGTGTTCGCCTTTGCGCGAGCCGTCCGGGATCTCGTACACGTTCTTGCAGCGCACGGAGCAGTTCCCGCAGCCCGTGCGGCCGATCTCGTATTTCTTCCAGGCCTCGGGTCGCAGTTGCGGCGGCACCTCGCCCGGCTCCAGGTACTTGGTGTAATTGCGAAAGCCGGGGCGCCAGTCGCTCATGCCGTGATGGGAGCCGTACTTGGCGGCCACGTTCCGCTGAAATTCGTCCTTGGCGAAGAATTCCCGGTCAAGGGCGGCCAAGTCCTTGAAGGTCCCGGGGTCGGCCAGACTTACCGAATGGTTGCCGACGACAACGACCGCCTTGAGGTTCTTGGAGCCGAGCACCGCGCCGCTGCCACGCGCGGCCGAAGCGTATTTGTCGACGATGGTCGAGGCGAAGCGGACCAGGTTTTCGCCCGCCTGACCGATGCAGGCCACGGAGGCCTTTTGGCCGTGCTTGGCCAGGAGCAGATCGGTCGTTTCCCAGGCGCCCTTGCCCCACAGGTGCGCGGCGTCGTGCAGCTCGGCGCTTTCCGGCGTGACCAGCAGGTAGCAGGGTTTTGGCGCGCGGCCGGTGATGATGATCTGGTCGGCCCGTGCGCGCTTCATGACCGTGGCGAAGCGTTCGCCTGCGTTCCCGTCGCCGAGGATGCCCGAATAGGGTGAGAGGGTGGAGACTTCCATGCGACTGGTCATGCCTAGAATTGTCCCGGACAGCGGGCCAGGGGCGATGCAGTAGACGTTTTCGGGGTTCAAGGGGTCCGTGCCGGGGGGCACACGGTCGAAAAGCGTCTTGGAATTGAGGCCTCGGCCGCCCAGGAAGGAGACGGCCAGTTCGCGCGGCAGCTCCCCGGAACGGGCCTTCATTGTCGAGAGGTCGATATCCAGAATGCGCCCGGTCCAGCCGTGCATGAGTCCTCCTTGGCAAGGGTTGGGGTGTGGTTTCCCCATACTTCGGATCAGGCGCGTTGCCTAGATGCGCGGAAGCGTTCACAGGTTGGTTTGAAGATCCGCAACGGGTACGCCCGAGGCAGATTCGAGACACCCATAATACGTACAGATGCGTATTATGGGTGTCTGCATTTTGGTAGCACTACATATTACATTTCAGGTTCTTGATGAATAGAAATACGAGCATACGGAGTGAAAAACGTACAGGTTGGTGAATTCAAACAGATTGAAGTGGTGTATGGAACGCAGTCAAAAAAATACTTTTTTGAAGATCTGAATATTTTAAATAAATAGCATTCTGTATTTTTTGTATAAAATTAAATAATTTTCTGAATAATAATTAATAATTTTTTGGAGGGTGCCGTTATGAAAGAAAAAAGAATTTTTAATTTGTGCTTTGATAACAAGCATATCGTTTTTTATTGTGGAGCTTCTCAGGATGATATAGTGCAACTTGTGCAACTTGATCGTGTTGTATATGAAGAAGAGCATCTTGTTCCATTGTCTAGGATTAAGAGCTGGAACGATAAAAATAATAAAATTTATTGTGTTGCAAAAGAAATAGAATCAAATAAGATAATTGCATATATAGGCATGTTCCCTCTGAAAGAAAGAACTTTTATGGATGCTCTCAGAATTGACTTTGATGAAACAAAGATAACTCCAGACGATATAGATTGTTACGAAAAATCCAAGATGTATTATTTGTATATAAATTCTGTCGTTGTCGCTCCTGAGTACAAGTCAAATTTCTTGATTTATAAGAATATTTTTGCATGTTTCTTCGAGTTTGTTGTAGATCTTACACAGGATGATATTTTTATTTCTGACGCATGTGGCCGTGCCACGTCTGAAGAGGGAATCAAGCAGTGCAAGTCATTTTTGAGAATGCAGGAAGTTGCGAATGACGATAAGTCCGGGTTGCGGATTTTTCACGCCAAGCTGTTTCCGGTATCCATGCGACTTCCTTTCGATGTCGGGAAGAAGATTCACAAATTGTACACTGAAAAATATGCATGCATGGCGTAACGGTCTCAGAGTGCCTGCCACAGGATCTTGCAGCCGATGGCAAGCAGCACGCCGCCGCCGAGCACTTCCGCGTACTGGCCGAGGCGGGTCTCGCAGCCGAGATATTTGCCCAGATGCAGGCCTGCGGCGGTGAAAAGCAGGGCCACCACGCCGATGATCGCCGCCGGGACCCAGATGGACAGGCCCAGCATGGCAAGGGTGAAGCCGACGGCCAGGGCGTCGATGCTTGTGGCCACGGAGAGCATGATCAATTTTGTGCCCACGGTGGGGTCCTGGCAGGCATTGTCCTCGTCCTTGTGCAGCCCTTCCCAGAGCATGTGCCCTCCGATATAGAGGAGCAGGGCGAAGGCGATCCAGTGACCAAAGCGCAGAAAATATTCGCGTACGGCATAGCCGCCAAACCAGCCGATGATGGGCATGACGGCCTGAAATAGTCCGAAGTGCCAGGCCAGACGAAAGGTGTGCCGCCTGGTCACGACCTTGAGCGCCACGCCCGAAGCGATGGCAACGGCAAAGGCATCCATGGCCAGGGCGATGGCCACGGCCATAATTTCAACGAAAGGCATTGTGTTCTCCTGCGGGTGAAAGGGCAAAAGGCAGATAGCCCAAGGTGTGGCGCAAGGCAAAGCCGAAATTGAGCCGTTCCAGGGGCCGGAAAGTCACGGTGTGCCGACGGGGCACAAGATTTATTGACGGCCTGCCCCCCGCTGTTTAGAGGGGGTGCGCTGGCCCGGATTCTAGCTGGGCTTGTATCATTCAGGTAAGACGGTGGAGGATTTTGATGCGATCTCGGAATCTCGAAAAATGGACCGTGGAACGTTCTGTGGAACTCTACGGCGTGGACAACTGGGGCGGGGGATATTTCAAGATCACCCCCGACGGCAAGCTCGGCATAACGCCCTTTCCGGGCAAGGGTGTCTGCGTGCCCATTCCCTCCATCATAAGCGGCCTGCAGGAACGAGGTCTGGGACTGCCGGTGCTGCTTCGGATCGAGAATCTGCTCGATGCGCAGATTTCCCTGCTTCACGATTCTTTTGCCTCGGCCATCAAGACCCTGCAATACAACGGCGAATTTCGCGGCGTGTATCCGGTCAAGGTCAATCAGCAGCAGCAGGTTCTCGAAGAGATCGCCAAGGTCGGCAATCGCTACAACCACGGCTACGAGGTCGGCAGCAAGGCCGAATTGATCGCGGCCCTGTCTTTCCTGAAAAATCCCAAGGCCTGTCTGGTCTGCAACGGCTACAAGGACCGGGATTACATCGATCTGGCCCTCTACGCCTGCAAGATGGGTTTTCTGTGCTTCCTGGTTCTTGAAATGCCAAGCGAACTGCCGCTTATCATGGATCGGGCCAAGGCGCTCGGCATCAAGCCGCGCATCGGCGTGCGCATCAAGGTCTCGACCCAGGCGGGCGGACACTGGGCAGAGTCGGCCGGGGACCTGTCCATCTTCGGCCTGTCCACGGCCGAGGTCGTGGATGTGCTCGACCTGCTGCGCGGACAGTCCATGCTCGATTGCGTGCAGCTCCTGCATTTTCATCTCGGTTCGCAGATTCCCAACATCCGCGACATCCGAACAGCCGTGCACGAAGCCACGCGCATGTACGCGGAGCTGGCCAAGGAAGGCTGCGCCATGGGCTATCTGGACCTGGGCGGCGGCCTGGCCGTTGACTACGACGGCTCCCACACCAATTACGCCAGCAGCCGCAACTATTCCCTGGAGGAATACTGCACGGACATCGTCGAGTCGGTCATGGCCACGGTGGACGAGCAGGATCTGCCGCATCCGCACATCATCACCGAGTCCGGCCGGGCCACGGTGGCCTATTATTCGGTTCTGCTGTTCAATGTGCTGGACGTCAGCCGCCTGGAAGACCGCACCGTGCCCCAGGCCCTGGACGAGGACGACCCCGAGGCCATCCACAACCTGCTGGAAGTGTACAACTCCCTGTCGCTCAAGAATCTTCAGGAATGCTACAACGACGCCATCTACTACCGCGACCAGATGCGTCAGCTCTTCCGCCTGGGCCAGTGCAGCCTGCGTCAGCGCGCCATGAGCGACACCATCTTCTGGGCCGTGATCCGCAATATCGCCGAGAAACTGCCCGAGATGAAGAATCCGCCTTCCGCCCTGAAGGACGTGGATTTGGCCCTGGCCAGCATCTATTACTGCAACATGAGCGTGTTTCAGTCCCTGCCCGACGCCTGGGCCATCGGACATCTCTTCCCGATCATGCCCGTGCACCGGCTCGACGAGTGTCCCGAAGAGCAGGCCATCCTGGCCGACATCACCTGCGACAGCGACGGCAAGCTGGACAGCT includes these proteins:
- a CDS encoding PAS domain S-box protein, translating into MRFILALLLLLTLCGQCPAAMPSSDLSPEERAWLAEHRDSLLLSFDRSFPPLEFEKPGGEFAGLSADIIARIEEFLGITFRKQGVPWTEVLQGLQNGTTALAPAIVNTADRSEYTYFTRPYATIPHVIVTSRRVKGQLTLDDLDGMRVAVVRGYASAGMVHEAARDRFSVVEVETIREGLRDVSFGVVDAFVENLAVAAWYIDQEKLPNLRVAGSLEATQELSIGVSRHYPLLASSVSKALDFISESEKKGIIDRWLQFPTFFPDKQTLDALKLAALFTAIILLVLAGIAWVLSRKLRRKIHELRRTESALTEQVDRFRLALETTQAGFWENYPSEGREMHSQEWYSMLGYSPRAVTGGVEDWTRLIHPEDREKAMGAFSAYIDEGGRGMYEAEYRLRAKDGSWRWILGKGRAVSWDDEGRPTRIIGLNLDVQKSKEAQVEMQRAQALNKALLEQTTQFIGLLDLKGNLLVANRTSIKWAKAKPEEVLGKPFWDGPWWPDKKKAESFLLNLIDQVKKGQTVRSEVVHVDTEDKETYIDFTMSPFRDENGQVVNFIVEGRDISMLKRKQIEIAESEKRFRTIFEHAPYSMSINRLPDGKYMDANTAFLNKMGISKTELLNLSPKEIGALPVEHQEEIFMSLKGSRNIHNLETRVQRPNGSTGHLLYSGGLITLDGEDCILSMTVDITELKEAQEALRRSKEMFSRLFQLSPDIITLARKEDGILLEVNETFTRTTGYSRDEALGKSTLELKIFSSPERRTDFVQALLRDGQVENFEFDMRHRDGHIMQCSTSARFMSVDDTPCILAITRDITHVRAMQESMIQSEKMLSLGGIAAGIAHEINNPLGIVLQAAQTITLRTRADFPKNIEAAAKIGANLDHVDRYLKERKIDVFIRDIQGAAVRAAEIIRHMLDFSRRSESRRSVCDIRTILDNSLRLASSDYDLKKNYDFKSIKIVKDLPEELPCLHCTETEIEQVLLNLLRNAAQAMAEAKPPVSDPCISIRARALGTGLRIDITDNGPGISPENRKRIFEPFFTTKIAGAGTGLGLSVSYFIITKGHGGAMYVTAPPEGGTMFSIELPGPAESVKNESHA
- a CDS encoding manganese efflux pump MntP, with translation MPFVEIMAVAIALAMDAFAVAIASGVALKVVTRRHTFRLAWHFGLFQAVMPIIGWFGGYAVREYFLRFGHWIAFALLLYIGGHMLWEGLHKDEDNACQDPTVGTKLIMLSVATSIDALAVGFTLAMLGLSIWVPAAIIGVVALLFTAAGLHLGKYLGCETRLGQYAEVLGGGVLLAIGCKILWQAL
- a CDS encoding aldehyde ferredoxin oxidoreductase family protein, whose amino-acid sequence is MHGWTGRILDIDLSTMKARSGELPRELAVSFLGGRGLNSKTLFDRVPPGTDPLNPENVYCIAPGPLSGTILGMTSRMEVSTLSPYSGILGDGNAGERFATVMKRARADQIIITGRAPKPCYLLVTPESAELHDAAHLWGKGAWETTDLLLAKHGQKASVACIGQAGENLVRFASTIVDKYASAARGSGAVLGSKNLKAVVVVGNHSVSLADPGTFKDLAALDREFFAKDEFQRNVAAKYGSHHGMSDWRPGFRNYTKYLEPGEVPPQLRPEAWKKYEIGRTGCGNCSVRCKNVYEIPDGSRKGEHGEALEYESIFCMGTNCGVCDPVAIMEMSNLGDIYGLDVIPLGNTIALAKDLFARGILTREQTGGLDLSWENAADQIELVHLTALREGFGNILAEGMLSMAKILGPEAMQYCYHVKGLSRGPYPAGLFALAHATSTRGADHLRGRSWAYGENDPDLYPRLQASGAMHADMDDPVQAIILSERVCTLADSVGRCKGAVNSWANALPLAWKHPLFEGLARLLSSATGETFSEKSLVDAADRIYTLEKAFNARRGITSAHDSIPLNPDHHGPEEMEKERARHRDLLRRYYALQGQDAQTGIPTRERMEELGLGREGARLHDEGPYPEWTGPTLWPLHAYPHGGKRA
- the speA gene encoding biosynthetic arginine decarboxylase — its product is MRSRNLEKWTVERSVELYGVDNWGGGYFKITPDGKLGITPFPGKGVCVPIPSIISGLQERGLGLPVLLRIENLLDAQISLLHDSFASAIKTLQYNGEFRGVYPVKVNQQQQVLEEIAKVGNRYNHGYEVGSKAELIAALSFLKNPKACLVCNGYKDRDYIDLALYACKMGFLCFLVLEMPSELPLIMDRAKALGIKPRIGVRIKVSTQAGGHWAESAGDLSIFGLSTAEVVDVLDLLRGQSMLDCVQLLHFHLGSQIPNIRDIRTAVHEATRMYAELAKEGCAMGYLDLGGGLAVDYDGSHTNYASSRNYSLEEYCTDIVESVMATVDEQDLPHPHIITESGRATVAYYSVLLFNVLDVSRLEDRTVPQALDEDDPEAIHNLLEVYNSLSLKNLQECYNDAIYYRDQMRQLFRLGQCSLRQRAMSDTIFWAVIRNIAEKLPEMKNPPSALKDVDLALASIYYCNMSVFQSLPDAWAIGHLFPIMPVHRLDECPEEQAILADITCDSDGKLDSFIDIHGVKRVLELHSVKSCEPYYLGAFLVGAYQETLGDLHNLFGDTNVVSVRINEDGTYDFIRELEGDSVADVLSYVEFEPKQVLENFRKVAEQGVRTGKISPQERFMIMRAYERGMRGYTYLNVGRDCENPDACSGGLSSGL